In the genome of Triticum urartu cultivar G1812 chromosome 5, Tu2.1, whole genome shotgun sequence, one region contains:
- the LOC125506965 gene encoding WAS/WASL-interacting protein family member 2-like, with the protein MSGRRREERGRRKPIRKARPVFPRPHLGPAPAASSRNLANLARPPAPLLLVPQRHTSLHDPLARGLDPFLRFHHQRSPPPVDLRSKAHLCRPRRFLPCLERPRAGSRLPWRPIRAAGPPHRQLRCRLSTAPSIWRDQHPTSRSPACPMPPPHACLAAPPDPAGSNKDAATPWNLLRLELRHLQPRPRQTSASPRLSATAVCCCPQRLQPRAPAFVAVDRAPP; encoded by the exons ATGTCTGGGCGAag aagagaagagagagggagaaggaagcCCATCAGGAAGGCTCGACCTGTTTTCCCAAGGCCCCACCTAGGCCCAGCTCCGGCAGCCTCCTCCCGAAACCTAGCTAACCTAgcccgaccccccgcacccctcctcCTCGTTCCTCAGCGCCACACTTCTCTTCACGATCCTCTCGCCCGAGGCCTCGATCCCTTCCTCCGCTTCCACCACCAGCGCTCGCCTCCGCCCGTGGACCTCCGCAGCAAGGCCCATCTGTGTCGCCCCCGCAGGTTCCTGCCCTGCCTCGAGCGCCCCCGCGCCGGAAGCCGCCTCCCATGGCGCCCCATCCGCGCCGCGGGACCTCCCCATCGCCAGCTCCGCTGCCGCCTCTCCACTGCCCCGAGCATCTGGCGCGACCAGCACCCGACCAGCAGGTCGCCAGCGTGCCCGATGCCTCCTCCTCACGCATGCCTGGCCGCGCCGCCGGACCCCGCAG GGTCGAACAAGGACGCCGCCACCCCATGGAACCTTCTCCGCCTGGAGCTTCGTCACCTGCAGCCGCGTCCCCGCCAGACCTCCGCCTCGCCCCGCTTGTCTGCTACCGCCGTGTGCTGTTGTCCCCAGCGCCTCCAGCCGCGCGCCCCTGCCTTCGTTGCCGTTGACCGAGCTCCACCGTGA